The following coding sequences lie in one uncultured Fusobacterium sp. genomic window:
- a CDS encoding FAD-dependent oxidoreductase encodes MVYDVIIVGGGPAGLTAGLYTSRAKLNTLIIEKKETGSLVMAHKIDNYPGFPMGISGKDLYKLMKEQTERFGANFVDATVLDFDVYSEENKIVKTDKGNFRGKTVIIATGTGNSDNKKIKGEKELLGNGVSYCATCDGAFTKFMEVSLFGQGEEVAEEALFLTKFAKKIRIFVNASELKCNQEVFDALTNSDKVEIIYNAELVEIKGNEYVESVDVKVDGELKNYSTAFAFLYLGTKSKAEMYGTIADLDNHGFIVTKENLKINVEGMYAAGDIRSGVVRQVTVAVAEGTIAAMEVIKEILKKK; translated from the coding sequence TACAAGTAGAGCTAAACTAAATACATTAATAATAGAAAAAAAAGAGACTGGGAGCTTAGTAATGGCTCATAAAATAGACAACTATCCTGGGTTTCCTATGGGAATTTCAGGAAAGGATCTATATAAATTAATGAAAGAGCAAACAGAGAGATTTGGAGCTAATTTTGTAGATGCAACAGTGTTAGATTTTGATGTATATTCAGAAGAAAACAAGATTGTAAAAACTGATAAAGGAAACTTTAGAGGTAAAACAGTTATTATTGCTACTGGAACTGGAAATAGTGATAATAAAAAAATTAAGGGAGAAAAGGAACTTTTAGGAAATGGGGTTTCTTACTGTGCAACTTGTGATGGAGCTTTTACAAAATTTATGGAAGTTTCTCTATTTGGACAGGGAGAAGAGGTTGCTGAAGAGGCATTATTCCTTACAAAATTTGCTAAAAAGATAAGAATTTTTGTAAATGCTTCTGAATTAAAATGTAATCAAGAGGTATTTGATGCTCTTACTAATTCAGATAAGGTTGAGATAATATACAATGCTGAACTTGTTGAGATAAAGGGAAATGAGTATGTAGAAAGTGTTGATGTAAAAGTAGATGGAGAGTTAAAAAATTATTCTACAGCCTTTGCTTTTCTATATTTAGGAACTAAAAGTAAAGCTGAGATGTATGGAACAATAGCTGATTTAGATAATCATGGGTTTATTGTAACAAAAGAAAATTTAAAAATTAATGTTGAAGGTATGTATGCAGCAGGAGATATAAGATCTGGAGTAGTAAGACAGGTAACTGTTGCAGTTGCAGAGGGAACAATAGCAGCAATGGAAGTAATAAAGGAAATATTGAAGAAAAAATAG